The sequence GATCAGGTTTTGCCAAATATGGCTTCAATAGAAGACATTAATGCCATTTCATATGACCTTTGTGGCTTAGTTAGGTCAGTTAGTGGTGGTCCGAAAGCCAAGGTATGCTTCTGCTCTCATTTATTTATTACAGTGATATTCGCATGTTAAATGATACcacaatgtaacaccctaccacacagagcttcacacctaggatgtaaaatagaggtggcgaggcgctacgacctctaaaaataaaatacatacatatattaataaaaatgatataataaactaggagtcttgaaaaatgggtaaatcaaaatcgcaaaatgaaaagcgcaacgctcaagaactggaattacttgcgtgctaagaaacctgaaggttaaaaatataaataaacgaAAGAGCGAAAAGAGAGTCAAGAATACAGTGAaactagctcctaactcagcctgtaTTAATGAAAGCTGATCTTTTGTTAATTGTAATAGGTGGCTTTGACTCATGGACCCGAGAATGTGAAACCACAAAAGAAGCAAACAGATGGAAATGGAAGATTCTGCTTTGAGGTATGTTTGCTCAAAGAGCAATGGTTTAGTCATTTCCCCCCTCCCTTTGTAGAGTTCCTCAAGTTATCATGGATATGTGGTATGTTTAACTAAAGGCGAAAGGAAGCAGTGGCTTAGGATGGCAAATGAGAGTTTCTACAGTATGGTTTGAGTGTTTTAGGTTTTATTGCCAGTTAATTAGTTTAGGAAGCAGCATGTTGCCTTCGATATGTCTCAATTTGTTGTATTTTTGTATCCTGTGGTCACAAGCTTTGATAAGGAATTTTCTGAAATTTAGGACTATGCAATTTGTGATAACTATCTTTTTAAATGAGCTATACAGGGGATGACAGAAAGCAATAACCATGTATAAGAGAAACCTGAGAATTTGTGGTTGCAGACTTGAGCTTACTACTTTTTATTTGTTCTTCTAATTTGTTATATAGTTCTTTGTTTGAACAAATAGAATATAAAAAGTGATAAGTTTTGAAGGGATTCTGGCTAGATAGTGCAATCTTATATCAAACATTGTTCAaatgttaaaataataattaaaaaacagCAGCTAATTTTCAGTGCTTGCAGTTTGTTAAACAACAATGTTCTGTGAATAGGTGTCCAAATTATGTTTACCTTATAAAATATCAACTAGGTGATAAAAATTGTTTTATTGTTTCTTTATTTATGCTTTTAGAGCGTTGATAGACCGCTGGTATTGAGGGGTGTGTTTGAGGAAGGTTAGAAAGATGGGGTATGGTAAGGATTTGCTCACAACTTCTGGTAAGGGTAAGACGGGAAGTTTCAAGGCTAACCTATAGCATAACAGAATGGCAACACTAATGGAAAATGAGCGAGGGGGAAAATTCATTTATAGGTGAATGGGAATAAATGCAAAGAGAATGAAGAGAAGAGGAATGGCTGGTAGGCAATCCCTTGCGAATCTTGGGGCCTGTGGGTGGGAAGGGATCAGATCCATAGAGCCTCTGCATTGTCTCTATCATTTTTTCTGCTTCTTTATTTATTGGGTATTTTCTCTGACTGAGTGAGAGGAAGTTTTCTTCTGTGATTTGCTCGGAATTATTCCTACATCGTGTAGTCAAATATCTGATTCCCTAATTGTATTTGCTGAATTGTTATTTTTCCAGCCTTAATACTGACATGTAAcatgtttgtttattttttaggTTGTGCCTGGTGAATATCGGTTATCAGCTATTGCTGAGAATGCACCTGGGCTCATGTTTATGCCGTCATATATTGATGTTGTGGTCAAAAGTCCATTGTTAAATGTAGAATTTTCACAGGTAATTTTTCGTAGATACTAACTATAGGGTGTCTTACGAACTTgttagttcttttttttttaatttattttttattttataatctcTATTCTATTAATTGCATACTGCAATCTGATGCTCAAAATCTATAAATTAGTCCTTTGTCAACATACTTAAGCATGAATCATCCATCATCTGGTTGTGTTACTCATGGGATTATATAACTAATATTTGTGTGGTTATTCTGAGCCAAAGGCCCACTGCTTATAAGGGAAAATAGAATGTTGTGATTTTGAATGCATTACAAATGTCAATATAATTCcctatattgttgacttttatttgattccttaaaatttttttcttttcctttgagaatcctttttccttcttctcacaGGGACCGTGATTTAGGCCCTGATTCAGtataatatcattttttttccttttcctgATAAACATGTTTTATTCTGATTTGTTGCTGGATGATTGTAGGCTCTGGTCAATATTCGCGGTGCTGTATCCTGCAAGGAGAAATGTGGTCCATCCGTATCTGTTACTCTTGTCAGAAAGGTTGACAAACATAATGAAGATAGAAAGACAATTAAATTGACCACCGAGAGTAGTGAATTTCTGTTTTCAGATGTTATTCCTGGAAAGTATAGGCTTGAGGTTTGTCCTCTTTTACATTTCCATTTTACTTGTGTATTTTATCTAACCCAATTAGCATTCTTATTGGCTTTTAAAATTCTATTGCATGAAGACTTatcttttcaaataattttctacTTTGGTTTCAACATAAGTTGTTTGTTGAACTGTTCTGATTCATGTGGTGTTACCCCCCGTCTCTTGCTGTTTGATAATTGTTGTTTTAGGTCAAACATAGTTCTCCTGAAGCAGTGACTTCAAAGGATGATTGGTGCTGGGAGCAGAGCTTCATTGATGTAAATCTTGGAGCCGAGGACTTAGAAGGAATTACATTTGTTCAGAAAGGCTACTGGGTCAATATTATCTCAACTCATAATGTTGATGGTTACTTGACTCAACCCGATGGGTCAAATGTGAATTTGAAGATCAAGGTACAGTGTCTGACAATTATAGTCCATATTAGTTATGTCATGAAATTGCAGCTTCACAAAGTTCATTTTCTATTCTTTGCAGAAAGGTTCCCAGAATATATGTGTAGAATATCCAGGAGTACATGAATTTAAATATGTAGACTCGTGTGTCTTCTTTGGGAGCTCATCTGTGAAAATTGATACATCTGTTCTGTCGGTATGGACAACTCAGACACAGCTATATTTTTGGTTGATTGATGTGGATTGTTTCTTTGTGGTATTTTATTCCAATGTGTTTGAATTAATTTTTTGTAGCCTGTCCATCTAAAAGGAGAGAAGTATCTTCTTAAAGGACAAATAAATGTGCAGCCCAGCTCACTTGATTCATTACCCAAGAACATAGTTGTGGACATTAAAAATGGTGGAGCTGGTGGTGTTGATTCTGCTACAGCCAAACTTAAATCCCATGAAAAAGATCAAACAAATACTGCTATCTACGAGTACTCTGTTTGGGCCAATCTTGGAGAAAAGCTTACCTTTATTCCTCGGGACTCAAGGTACAACTTTCTGGTTGGTTGTTCAAATGGTATTTGATTAAATATCTATTTTAGTTAGAAGGCTTTCAATAGAAAGAGGTAGGATCAAAACAAGATTATTTGTGTGAATACACACTAGAGATTCTAACTATCTCATGACATCTGTCTATTTATTGAGAGAGGACGGACTGCATACAGCCTTTAATAAATGAGTTCATGAAATTGCAGTTTGACATTTACATCCTTCAATTCCATACAACATTAAGGTCTTATGGGATTGAATACTTTCCATTTGTGCTCCTATGTTATCGAATGTTGACAGTAAAAACCTTATAAGGCAATGTCGTGGAGATTAGAATGCTTCATTATATAAGTGAGAACACTAGATAAGATAGAACTAGCAATATATGCACGATATATTGCATTAAGCAATACATGCATTGAAGAAGATGGTAAAGGCTTACCTTAGGTTATTTGAATACATGAAGAGAATACTTAGAGAATACTTAGAGAAAACCCTGCGATAAGAGGTGATCGGATGGAGAACACCTCATTAATCTAGAGGTCGAAATTTATCAAGAATATATGAAACCAATAAGAATGACTTTAATCTAAACACCTTATCTATAGACATGAGTTATGATAAGATAGGATGGTCTATTGGTCTAGTTTGATTTATGCAGCCAACCCCACATGATGTATGCTCGACTGCATCTGCTGATGTTGTAACTAGTTATTCCCTTTCTTCATTCCTTCCCCTCCTCAGTCTTGAGGTCAAACAAAGTTGACTGCATGTGCCAAATTTGTATTGTTGACTTATTCTTTTGGTTTGTTTACAGGAATGATGGGGAGAAAAAACTTCTGTTTTACCCTAGAGAGCATCATGTAAgtattaaaagataaatatgtgTAAACACCATTCCTTGGGACAATCActaaaattttcatttgaaaatTCCATTTCCTCAGATATCAGTGGCAGATGATAATTGTCAAACTTATATTCCTACATTTTCTTCTCGACCGGGAGTATATATTGAAGGATCagtttctcctcctctttctggAGTCCATATCAGGCTTGTTGCAGCTGGAGATAGTAGCATTACTGCACTTAAAAGTGGTGAAATAGTACTTGAAACATCAACTGGGGCTGATGGCAACTTTGTGGCAGGTCCTCTGTATGATGATGTTGGTTACAATGTTGAAGCCTCAAAGGTAGttatattattatcattattataccTTTTTTCAGGATATATACATGAAGAAttcaaaagaataaaataaaaaagaaaggagagagtaaaagggattttttttttttttttacaacaaaagataatttatcaataaattTAAGGTTTCCAATCTCTCAACATATTTGCTACGGAAATCCCTCCAAAAAAATCATGAGCTTTAGGCCAAATAGAAGCCAAATATGAAATTTATACTACAACACCAAAGCTATGTCAAACTACCTACAATAACGGTCAAATTAGAAATAatatggtggaaactcaggtgaagtcgacttcacgtgaagttgatacctgagagccgttagatgatttgactgatttgactaaattttcatccaacggctctcaggtatcaacttcacgtgaagtcgacttcacctgagttttcaccatttTAAGTGGTGTTGGCTGTTTCTATGCATTTCCATGATGTTTGTGTTGATAGTTCTCGTTCTTGCCCAAACAGATTGTCAATAGTTTCCAATTTCATCTGAAAGCATGGTGTGTGCTCAAAAATGGAGGAAAATCACATAAATAAACATTTTCATATCATAATTTGTACTGTACAATTTTCTTATTATATTAATACCAATCAGCTTCCCTTTTATTAATACTTATTGTTATACTTTGCACTAAATGTACAAGGCATGTTGTTATATTTTGTTTTTCCCATTATTGCCATTATGTTTTCTTACATTTATTCCTGGGAAAAGGCCTTATTCCTTTAGTTGTCAGAAGCTTAGTCAAATTTCAGTGCGTATACATCACAAAGATGATGTTAGAGAACCCATTCCTTCTGTTCTGCTATCTTTGAGTGGTGACAATGGTTATAGAAACAACTCGGTATCTGGTGATGGAGGGTCATTCCTGTTTGATAATTTGTTTCCTGGAACATTCTATTTGCGTCCTGTTTTGAAGGTACTTCTCTGAACATAACTCTTATGGCATTTCATTTTACTGCCATTCTGTTATACTTGATTACATGACTTTGCTATCAGTATGTTCTGGTTCATGTGCTTCTGCACTTGCAATTAACAATGTAATTTGTTTCGTTCACGATCAAAATCATCTCTAACCTTCCAAAAGGGAGTAGGAGCCTGATTATGCTTGACCAAAGaaacaaaatgagaaaaagaaatgGATAGCTGAAGATTGTTTTCAGCCATGTTGTGTTGCTTTCTTGTAGAGCATCTTCATGTGTTCTTGTGCAGCTCAATAAGTTGTATCTCTAGGCTTGTACTAAGTTGTTGCTGTTTTCTGGCATCCTTGTGTTTGTAAAATATAAGGACTTTCGTAAAAAGTTTATGATTATTGAGAATTTTTGGGTGCTCGTCTCTGTGTAGTGATCAACTGCCTTATTCAGCTTTGTTTAATCACATTTCCTAGGAGTATGCTTTCTCACCTTCAGCACAGGCAATAGAGCTTGGAGGAGGGGAATTTAAAGAAGTTGTTTTTCAGGCGACTCGTGTAGCTTACAGGTTTGAATGCATTATTTCACCCTATAAACTTTCCTTCTATTCCCATTCTTTTCACTTTCCAATTTGGGCATACTTCTATTCTGGAAGATGCTGAGTTATATCCACTCCTGCAGTGCTACTGGCTTCGTCACACTGTTGTCTGGCCAGCCCAAAGGAGGAGTGTCAGTTGAAGCTCGGGCAGAGTCAAAAGGTTATTTCGAGGAAGCTGTGACAGATTCTTCTGGGAATTACCGTCTCAGAGGACTACTGCCTGATACAGTCTATGCTGTTAAAGTAGCTAAAAGGGATGTTCTAGGCAGTTCAAACATAGAGCGTGCATCTCCTAATTCTATTCCTGTCAAGGTTAGTCATTTGTAGCTATCTTTCTTGGCGTTTCCGTCAATGTGAATATCCTATAATGCCAACTTGTTGGTTGATGTTTCCAGGTTGGAACTGAGGATATCGGGGGTTTAGATTTCGTAGTTTTTGAGGAGCCAGAAATTACAATTGTTAGTTGCCATGTTGAAGGAAATGGTACGAAGGAACTGCATAAACACCTGATGGTAGAAATTAAGTCAGCTAGTGACCCAAATAAGATAGAGTCTGTCTTCCCCCTACCAATTTCTAACTACTTTCAAGTGAAGGGTTTATCTAAAGGCAGACACCTTCTGCAACTCCGGTCTGGCCTCCCTTTGGGTTCCCTTAAATTTGAATCCGATATCATTGAGGTAGATTTGGAGAAAGATACTCAAATCCATGTAGGCCCACTGAGATACAAGATCGACGATCAGATGAAGCAGGTTTCCTCTTGTCACCaccttttccttatttttaaaaattcatcaTTTACCTTCTGTTGCTTTGGCACTTATTGTTTCATTCTTTCCTCTTCTGCAATGCAGGAGCTGACGCCCGCACCAGTATTCCCTCTTATAGCTGGATTATTTTTCATTGCACTATTCCTCAGCATTCCAAGGTAGGTTTCCTGTATTCTTTTTCACTGGGTAACTAGTTTTGGACTTGGATTCTATGGTGATTTATCTTTATTGATCTCCTTATCCTTATTGTCTATGAAGATTGAAGGATCTGTATCAAGCAACTGTAGATATACCCACACCAGGACTCACTGCTACTTCAAGAAAAGACACAAGGAAGACAACGATGCGGAAGAAGACATATTAGATTCCCTTTCCTACTGCAGATGGCATGCATGGTAGTTATAACTGCACTTGGTAGAGTTAGTTTTTCTGCGTTCACGTTCTCTGGTAGGTTGAGATGTCTGTTTTTATTATTCTGGAGAGGCAACAGGGAAATAGAAGAatgtaattattaattttttgttacatgGTAGTACGTTATTTCTAACTTGTCATTCAAGGAGCAAATGCATATAGAAGCCATATGTATTTGTTGCTTGGGATTTTTTTTTTGCAGTAAGGCAAAGGTGTTATGCTTCAACGTTTTGACCAAAGAATTAGGTTTTCCAATTTTGTTACTAATGAATCGATGCTGCTCATTACATGCATCATGTATTTTCTGCATTTAATGGGAAATTAAATTATTCAAGTTAGTTTAACATTGATTTCTATCTATATCGAGCTCTTCTGCTGGAAACAAGGATTTTACTGTCATATCATTGAATTTCTTTTTGAGTGAACATTTAATTTATATGGTATCGTATTATACACAAATTAGTTTGAAAtgctttttataaaatttataacaCAAATATATATGATCACAAAAATTTATTACAAGCTGCAAATNNNNNNNNNNNNNNNNNNNNNNNNNNNNNNNNNNNNNNNNNNNNNNNNNNNNNCTTGTTaaaagaaaagtataggtaactaaCAACATTTTTAAACAATACgtgaacaatgtgaattaataagaTTAAAAGAGTAATTTAATTAGTAGTATTAAATTAGGgtgtaatatatttttatttaattgatggttattcatgttgttcaaaatgcTCGTTGTTTACCTAATAACACTCCCCTTGTTTAAATACATACAAGCTAAAACTTACTTTTATATTAGTTCTTAAGCTATGactcaattaaaataagataagcacAGCTCactccctttttcttattttctttgtgaTTCTTTTAGgaagtcaattttttttttaatcaacaaAGTAGTGGGTGAATAAAGGTTAAAGGAGGGGGAAAAtgttaaaaaagagaaaatattggTTGATTATTAGCTGATTTAAATTTTTACCTTTTTTCTCATTATGCATCAGAAATTCAGCCATGATAAGGTTTAACTTTCGTTTGGTTTTGCGGACTAACAGTTCTCTTTTCCCTTATAAAAACTGCCGTGAGATGTTGCTTCAAGAGATGATTAAGAGAAGGAATACTTCCCAACGTTGTCACATTTTACATACATTTTGTTGGTCTCTGATATGAAATGTAGGGTTTAATcaattaatattatatttttatcctTCATTGTCAATTTTAATTGTGAGTAGCATTCGGAACTTGCAAATGAAGTGAAAGGCAAGCTTGCTCTTTTAATAAAGCTCGTCATGCATAGAATAAACTAAGTGCTTATTTTGGGTAATGTATTCGTTGGTGCTTTCACATTTAAACACACCCCACTAACTACAAAGAGCATGACTTGACCCTTTACGTTGCAATTCACTGTCACTGAAGCACACACAACATTGCATTGATAACCAGATGTGCGAAGTGTGGCGAAGTGTATGTGAAAGTATATGCATGCGTTGACGAACTTGCCATAATTGAGGGATAGTGTTACGATGTGTCAATAGCATAGCGTGTATTAAGGGCACGTAACACGCTTTATTGGGCAAGTTAATGGAGAATTACATGTAGTGCTTAGGATCGGAGTTACAAACTTGCCTGCAAGTAAATGTGACAGCCAAATTCTACATAAATTGAAGGTGTAACGACACGTATATTTTAGTGTATATAAAATCATGGCGGCAGAGGCACTAACTGTGGTCGAGATTTCAAGTGCAATTACAGGTTGCAGCTGGGGCCAATGGATAATCAGCTATACGTAAAACAAAGCTAGTAGAAAATTCTCGGGACCTAAGTGCCAGTCACTACATCATTACCTTCCATTGGAACCTCTCTACTATAAATACCGTTGCTCATCAAATCAAATCCCATCATCGAACTGCAAGCATTTTCCAATCTACTTGATTTTCCCTCTTCCCCGAACATATTCTCTTATCAGCTTTTAGTTAGATTCTTTCACTTCGTAGCAAATATGGCCACATTCTCACGCAACTTCAAATTGCATGTTTTCTTATTGTTGATTGTTATGGTCATTGGAATAGAAGCGCGGAATATCCAATATTTTTGTGGTGGCTATGGAAAAGGTGGTGGTGAAGAAGGTGGAAGttttggtggtggtggtagtgacaaaggaggaggaggaggtggtggtggtcaatttggtggaggaggaggaggtggatttagtggaggtggaggtggtggtgtaggtggaggtggaggtggaagttttggtggaggaggaggaggaagaggaggtggTGATGGTGGTGCAGGTGGTGGGGGNNNNNNNGGGGTTAGCGCAGGTGTTGGTGTAGGAGCAGGGGCTGGTGTTGGCGCCGGAGGTGGTGCCGGAGCCGGAGCCGGTGCCGGTGCCGGGGGTGGTGCCGGTACAAATGGCAGAAGAAATAACAGAATCGAAGGAAACGAtggaaaattttaaacaaaagaaAGCTTAGTAAAATGGTCCATTgatgtaatatatatataaatgacgGGAACATTATTGTATTGTTAATGAATAAAACATGGCCCATGATCATGTATTAATATTGTTGTAGAAATGTTATGTTTGTCGTATCTTACAGAATTGATTATGAgaccataaaaattaaaattggttATCTTTTTGTATGTTTATCCTCAGTTTCTCGATGGATTGTAATAAATAACGACAATTCTTCCATTGCTACGTTGTTATGCATGCATGCGTTATTAATTTGGTtgcatatattaattaatatttttaaaataacaatttttaacttttttttaataagttAGATATTACTTTTTATACATTATAAGTTTATAACAATCACTAAATCATAAATCATCATAATGAGGGAATATTAGCAATCCAGCCTTCTTTGTCAATATAAGACATGTCCAAGAATTGATGAAGCCCAGAGCCGCTTAGATGTTTCGTCCATGGCACACGATGCCATGTGTTTGCTCCTGGTCCTGCGTTTCCCTCTTCTACAAACGTTATCTTTGATCTGTAATA is a genomic window of Arachis ipaensis cultivar K30076 chromosome B06, Araip1.1, whole genome shotgun sequence containing:
- the LOC107646066 gene encoding nodal modulator 1, whose amino-acid sequence is MSIRFALCLSFFIALHSISAASADSIYGCGGFVEASSSLVKSRRQSDSKLDYSHVTVELQTVDGLVKDRTQCAPNGYYFIPVYDKGSFVIKINGPEGWAWDPEKVPVVVDDKGCNGNEDINFHFTGFTISGRVVGAVGGGSCSVKNGGPSNVKVELLSPAGDVVSAVLTSPSGNYLFKNIIPGKYELRASSPNMKVEVKGSTQVELGFGNGVVDDVFFVPGYSISGFVVAQGNPILGVHVFLYSDDVSEIECLQGSPNGPREGVALCHAVSDADGKFTFNSVPCGSYELVPYYKGENTVFDVSPSSVSVNVKHQHVTVPQKFQVTGFSLGGRVVDGNEMGVEGVKIIVDGHERSITDNQGYYKLDQVTSKHYTIEAKKEHYKFRKLENYMVLPNMASIEDINAISYDLCGLVRSVSGGPKAKVALTHGPENVKPQKKQTDGNGRFCFEVVPGEYRLSAIAENAPGLMFMPSYIDVVVKSPLLNVEFSQALVNIRGAVSCKEKCGPSVSVTLVRKVDKHNEDRKTIKLTTESSEFLFSDVIPGKYRLEVKHSSPEAVTSKDDWCWEQSFIDVNLGAEDLEGITFVQKGYWVNIISTHNVDGYLTQPDGSNVNLKIKKGSQNICVEYPGVHEFKYVDSCVFFGSSSVKIDTSVLSPVHLKGEKYLLKGQINVQPSSLDSLPKNIVVDIKNGGAGGVDSATAKLKSHEKDQTNTAIYEYSVWANLGEKLTFIPRDSRNDGEKKLLFYPREHHISVADDNCQTYIPTFSSRPGVYIEGSVSPPLSGVHIRLVAAGDSSITALKSGEIVLETSTGADGNFVAGPLYDDVGYNVEASKPGKRPYSFSCQKLSQISVRIHHKDDVREPIPSVLLSLSGDNGYRNNSVSGDGGSFLFDNLFPGTFYLRPVLKEYAFSPSAQAIELGGGEFKEVVFQATRVAYSATGFVTLLSGQPKGGVSVEARAESKGYFEEAVTDSSGNYRLRGLLPDTVYAVKVAKRDVLGSSNIERASPNSIPVKVGTEDIGGLDFVVFEEPEITIVSCHVEGNGTKELHKHLMVEIKSASDPNKIESVFPLPISNYFQVKGLSKGRHLLQLRSGLPLGSLKFESDIIEVDLEKDTQIHVGPLRYKIDDQMKQELTPAPVFPLIAGLFFIALFLSIPRLKDLYQATVDIPTPGLTATSRKDTRKTTMRKKTY
- the LOC107646599 gene encoding glycine-rich cell wall structural protein-like; the encoded protein is MATFSRNFKLHVFLLLIVMVIGIEARNIQYFCGGYGKGGGEEGGSFGGGGVGVGAGAGVGAGGGAGAGAGAGAGGGAGTNGRRNNRIEGNDGKF